The following proteins come from a genomic window of Mammaliicoccus sp. Marseille-Q6498:
- a CDS encoding GNAT family N-acetyltransferase: MKVGSWEEVDAESKGKAYFKKLLPDGLNTEGHRIFTINDNNEKIGILWLHVFEKSNVLKSFIYDIKIDEAFRGKGYGTDTMEALDEYCKSHSIESIQLHVFGHNKIAYALYEKMGFQTTHYYMEKEL; the protein is encoded by the coding sequence GTGAAGGTTGGTTCGTGGGAGGAAGTGGATGCTGAGAGTAAGGGGAAAGCTTATTTTAAGAAGTTATTACCAGATGGATTGAATACAGAGGGGCATAGAATTTTTACGATTAATGATAATAATGAAAAAATCGGTATTTTATGGTTGCATGTGTTTGAAAAGAGTAATGTTTTAAAAAGTTTTATTTATGATATAAAAATAGATGAGGCGTTTAGAGGTAAGGGATATGGTACTGATACGATGGAAGCTTTAGATGAATATTGTAAATCGCATAGTATTGAAAGTATTCAATTACACGTGTTCGGCCATAATAAAATTGCTTATGCTTTATACGAAAAAATGGGTTTCCAAACAACTCATTATTATATGGAAAAGGAATTGTAA
- a CDS encoding IDEAL domain-containing protein: protein MKQYSQVKHESLETFVNNLNDLSVELVIDSALRENRKRELAELIDEALVNRNNTLFEQYTEELIQLEDLQS, encoded by the coding sequence ATGAAACAATATTCTCAGGTCAAACACGAGAGTCTAGAAACTTTTGTAAATAATTTAAATGATCTATCTGTAGAACTTGTCATTGATTCTGCTTTACGTGAAAATCGTAAGCGTGAACTAGCTGAGTTAATTGATGAAGCGCTTGTGAATCGTAACAATACTTTATTTGAACAATATACTGAAGAATTAATTCAATTGGAGGATTTACAATCGTGA
- a CDS encoding SH3 domain-containing protein, which produces MEQVGKQLPNVRMHMMLGGYATYDEVCLRDSLVWICYNWEGIRYYLPVCTWDGVSPPYQSVGGVMGRNKLK; this is translated from the coding sequence ATGGAACAGGTTGGGAAACAGTTACCAAACGTAAGAATGCATATGATGCTAGGAGGATATGCAACCTATGACGAAGTTTGTTTAAGAGATAGTCTTGTATGGATTTGCTATAATTGGGAAGGCATAAGGTACTATTTACCTGTTTGTACTTGGGACGGTGTCTCACCACCTTACCAAAGTGTTGGGGGAGTTATGGGGCGTAATAAATTAAAATAA
- a CDS encoding 1,4-dihydroxy-2-naphthoate polyprenyltransferase, translating to MSQNLSQHSGVKKYYHLMRPHTLTASFVPVLLGTAASKIFLTGSEASIKISVVFAMLIASILIQAATNMFNEYFDYKRGLDDHNSVGIGGAIVRNGMSPRSVYNLAIVFYIIALVLGIYICMESTWLLIPIGLVCMAIGYFYTGGPIPISWTPFGEIFAGFFMGFVIVMISFYIQTGTLSFFPALLSIPVSITIGLINLANNIRDREKDKISGRKTYAILVGKRFSIMTMAILYIFTYVFVIYLALFKPYGSILWLLILISAPFPIKAIRRFNKYDTPQSMMPAMAATGKANTIFGLLLALGVYISGLLGGL from the coding sequence ATGTCACAAAATTTATCACAACATTCTGGGGTAAAAAAATATTATCATTTGATGAGACCACATACCCTAACCGCTTCATTCGTACCCGTACTATTAGGTACAGCCGCATCAAAAATCTTTTTAACTGGTTCAGAAGCATCAATAAAAATATCAGTAGTATTTGCGATGTTAATAGCAAGCATTTTAATCCAAGCTGCGACGAATATGTTCAATGAATACTTCGACTATAAACGCGGTTTAGATGATCATAATTCTGTAGGAATTGGTGGTGCAATCGTACGTAACGGTATGTCACCAAGATCAGTTTATAATCTTGCAATTGTATTTTACATTATTGCTTTAGTATTAGGAATTTACATATGTATGGAAAGTACTTGGTTGCTTATTCCAATCGGTTTAGTTTGCATGGCGATCGGATATTTCTATACAGGTGGCCCAATTCCAATTTCATGGACGCCATTTGGTGAAATATTTGCCGGATTCTTTATGGGATTTGTTATCGTTATGATTTCATTTTATATCCAAACAGGTACACTTAGTTTCTTCCCAGCATTATTAAGTATTCCAGTCTCCATAACAATTGGGCTCATAAATTTAGCCAATAACATTAGAGACCGAGAAAAAGACAAAATAAGCGGAAGAAAAACATATGCAATTTTAGTCGGCAAGAGATTTTCAATAATGACGATGGCTATACTATATATATTCACATATGTATTTGTCATTTACTTAGCTTTATTCAAACCATACGGCTCAATACTATGGTTACTAATATTAATCTCAGCACCATTCCCAATAAAAGCGATACGTCGCTTCAATAAATATGACACACCACAAAGTATGATGCCTGCTATGGCAGCTACTGGCAAAGCCAATACAATATTTGGTTTACTATTAGCATTAGGTGTCTATATAAGCGGTTTGTTAGGTGGATTATAA
- a CDS encoding CPBP family intramembrane glutamic endopeptidase, producing MKKQINSQLIWFISSFILFHIILFIMKGEKEVFWYLYTGIMLIAGISYVFYQREINSKRLLQSIGYGLIGAVFLVVLQLLLSLIYDGLSYDSLLKELMHAGVFYKWQMLVTIIIAIPCHELYIRTILQNQLQLKLSQPIIAIVVSALASSSLFLYLDNISIFVFIFLAQLILSTLYFYTKRIITSYVAQVAAIIILVIIFS from the coding sequence GTGAAAAAACAAATTAATTCTCAGTTAATCTGGTTTATATCTAGTTTCATTTTATTTCACATTATTTTATTTATAATGAAAGGTGAAAAAGAAGTATTCTGGTACTTATATACTGGTATCATGTTAATAGCAGGTATCAGCTATGTATTTTATCAACGTGAAATTAATTCTAAACGATTATTGCAATCAATTGGTTATGGTCTAATTGGTGCAGTATTCTTAGTTGTACTTCAACTTTTATTATCTTTAATATATGATGGTTTATCTTATGATTCACTTTTAAAAGAATTGATGCACGCAGGTGTCTTTTATAAATGGCAAATGTTAGTAACAATTATTATTGCTATACCTTGTCACGAACTTTATATTAGAACGATTTTACAAAATCAATTACAACTTAAATTATCACAACCTATTATTGCAATTGTGGTAAGTGCGTTAGCATCAAGCTCTTTATTCTTGTATTTAGATAACATTTCTATATTTGTATTTATATTTTTAGCACAGTTAATTTTATCTACTTTATATTTCTACACTAAACGTATAATTACATCTTATGTAGCACAAGTGGCAGCAATTATTATTCTTGTCATTATTTTTAGTTAA
- a CDS encoding competence protein ComK encodes MKNYIIKHDTMYLKGIKVNNHTVHTEVCEAGKDSFIVEQKPQEIMNQSCRFYGEHFQERKLFTKRLTNVTSKPPILVSPIISTYFFSTHSERTSDNTWINIFYVKDFVALKGNKTKIILEPDKFLVFPISEHVIKHQYLNCTFLHYRNYRNNLFIKDLNTSSSDLTKNNYNVLEAIRMYLKDHS; translated from the coding sequence ATGAAGAATTATATTATTAAGCATGACACAATGTATTTAAAAGGAATTAAAGTTAATAATCACACTGTTCACACTGAGGTCTGTGAAGCCGGGAAAGACAGTTTTATTGTTGAACAGAAACCACAAGAAATAATGAATCAATCTTGCAGATTTTATGGGGAACATTTTCAAGAGCGAAAGTTATTTACGAAAAGGCTCACAAACGTTACGAGTAAGCCACCAATATTAGTATCACCAATCATTTCTACATACTTTTTCAGTACACACTCAGAAAGAACATCTGATAATACGTGGATTAATATCTTCTATGTAAAAGATTTTGTTGCATTAAAAGGGAATAAAACAAAAATTATACTAGAGCCAGATAAATTTCTCGTATTTCCAATTTCAGAACATGTTATTAAGCATCAATATTTGAATTGTACGTTCTTACATTATAGAAACTATAGAAATAATCTATTTATAAAAGATCTAAATACATCCAGTTCAGATTTGACTAAGAATAATTATAATGTGTTAGAAGCTATTAGAATGTATTTGAAAGATCATTCTTAG
- a CDS encoding polymorphic toxin type 50 domain-containing protein, with the protein MNSLIVQKAGSGRLITDSKGKWQNKEVIDFGIIIGKVYIDGKFILTKYGKVHYSKTGTHIVPFKKEDKL; encoded by the coding sequence TTGAATTCATTGATAGTTCAAAAAGCTGGTAGTGGTCGTCTGATAACTGATAGTAAAGGTAAATGGCAAAATAAAGAAGTTATTGACTTTGGTATAATAATTGGAAAAGTCTACATTGATGGTAAATTTATATTGACGAAATATGGAAAAGTGCACTACTCAAAAACTGGAACTCATATTGTACCGTTCAAAAAGGAGGATAAGTTATGA
- a CDS encoding DUF2187 family protein, whose protein sequence is MTIAEVGNIIEFQDGLRGRVEKINENSVIVDLTIMDNFESLEIPEKTVVNHKRYTILSNEG, encoded by the coding sequence ATGACAATCGCAGAAGTTGGAAATATCATTGAATTTCAAGATGGGTTAAGAGGACGCGTAGAAAAAATTAATGAAAACTCAGTTATTGTAGATTTAACAATCATGGATAACTTTGAAAGCTTAGAAATACCTGAAAAAACTGTTGTGAATCATAAGCGTTATACTATACTTTCTAATGAGGGATAA
- the menD gene encoding 2-succinyl-5-enolpyruvyl-6-hydroxy-3-cyclohexene-1-carboxylic-acid synthase gives MSTHTESLTKQVFTFVSKLYEHGVDDVVISPGSRSTPLAIACERHPHIKTWIHPDERSAAFFGLGIIKASQKPVAIICTSGTAASNYTPAVSEAYISRLPLIVVTSDRPHELRNVGAPQAINQVNMFQNFTKFQMDMPLADESDGTINAITMNMLKAEKHFVGPHRGPVHFNFPFREPLLPDVKLRKYLSSKRKINVKYQKAIDFSNVQSYIEKPRGVVVVGDTQGQDLSQILTYSAIHNIPILADPLSNLRSLDHPNVIATYDALFKGGLSIEPQFIIRVGQPVVSKHLNNWLKEVKCPQILVQNNDTPDAFPKVPTISVELSANDFFRQAQDVTPTQNEKWLEKWKTMDKEARTLIETYIENESDEGAVVGSIFKKLSSKDTVFVGNSMPIRDVDTFNLNSKAEIAANRGANGIDGVVSTALGMAVYKKVTLIIGDVSFFHDMNGLIMSKLHDLDITIICLNNNGGGIFNYLPQKKEAPEHFERLFGTPLDLDFQHVAHLYELGYEKFEDAEEYKRQTLPQFGSYLYEIMTNREENTETHRELFEKMQGIQYVNTLR, from the coding sequence TTGAGTACACATACTGAAAGTCTAACTAAACAAGTGTTTACATTTGTTTCTAAATTATATGAACACGGTGTTGATGATGTTGTCATTAGTCCAGGTTCTAGATCTACACCGTTAGCAATCGCTTGTGAGAGACATCCACATATCAAAACGTGGATACATCCGGACGAAAGAAGTGCTGCATTTTTTGGCTTAGGTATTATAAAAGCAAGTCAAAAACCAGTCGCAATCATTTGTACTTCTGGAACTGCAGCTTCAAATTACACGCCAGCAGTGTCAGAAGCATATATTAGCAGACTACCACTTATTGTTGTGACGAGTGATAGACCACATGAACTTAGAAATGTTGGCGCACCACAAGCTATTAACCAAGTTAATATGTTCCAAAATTTCACTAAGTTTCAAATGGATATGCCTTTAGCTGATGAATCTGATGGAACGATTAATGCAATTACAATGAATATGCTAAAAGCTGAAAAGCATTTTGTAGGGCCACATAGAGGTCCAGTTCATTTCAATTTTCCTTTTAGAGAACCACTTTTACCAGATGTTAAACTGAGAAAGTATTTATCTTCAAAAAGAAAAATAAATGTTAAATATCAAAAAGCAATTGATTTTTCTAATGTACAATCATACATTGAAAAGCCTAGAGGTGTGGTTGTAGTTGGAGATACACAAGGACAAGATTTATCTCAAATTTTAACTTATTCTGCCATTCATAATATTCCAATTTTGGCTGATCCATTAAGCAATTTAAGAAGTTTGGACCATCCTAACGTCATTGCGACTTATGATGCATTGTTTAAAGGTGGTTTGAGTATAGAACCTCAATTTATTATTCGAGTTGGTCAACCAGTTGTTTCTAAACATTTAAATAATTGGTTAAAAGAAGTTAAGTGTCCACAAATACTTGTGCAAAATAATGACACACCTGATGCATTTCCAAAAGTTCCAACAATTTCAGTTGAATTAAGTGCAAATGACTTCTTTAGACAAGCTCAAGATGTGACGCCAACACAAAATGAAAAATGGCTTGAAAAGTGGAAAACGATGGATAAAGAAGCAAGAACATTAATTGAAACATATATTGAAAATGAATCAGACGAAGGTGCCGTAGTAGGTAGTATCTTTAAAAAACTATCTTCTAAAGATACAGTATTTGTAGGTAATAGCATGCCGATACGCGATGTAGATACATTCAACTTGAATTCTAAAGCTGAAATAGCAGCTAATAGAGGTGCAAACGGTATAGATGGTGTTGTATCAACAGCGTTAGGTATGGCAGTATATAAAAAAGTTACACTCATTATTGGTGACGTTTCATTTTTCCATGATATGAATGGATTGATTATGAGTAAATTACACGACTTAGATATTACAATTATTTGCTTGAATAACAATGGTGGCGGCATATTTAATTATTTACCACAGAAAAAAGAAGCGCCTGAACATTTCGAAAGATTATTTGGAACACCTTTAGATTTAGATTTTCAACATGTAGCGCATCTGTATGAACTAGGCTATGAAAAATTTGAAGATGCAGAAGAATATAAGCGACAAACATTACCACAATTCGGTTCGTACCTATATGAAATTATGACAAATCGCGAAGAAAATACAGAAACGCATCGTGAACTCTTTGAAAAGATGCAAGGGATTCAATATGTTAACACATTACGTTAA
- a CDS encoding LSM domain protein — MKLWTYVGKKVLIEDIDGQQFIGKAVDYDDDTANNSGEESIYIESGKQIYDFDESEIKSIEILN, encoded by the coding sequence ATGAAACTATGGACTTATGTGGGAAAAAAAGTATTAATTGAAGATATTGATGGTCAACAATTCATCGGTAAAGCTGTAGATTATGACGATGATACAGCTAATAATAGCGGAGAAGAATCTATATATATAGAGAGCGGAAAACAAATATACGACTTTGATGAAAGTGAAATAAAATCTATTGAAATCTTAAATTAA
- a CDS encoding lipoate--protein ligase produces MKFVSNNDINDPMINLAMEEYVLTSLPKDDSYFLFYINQPSIIVGKNQNTIEEVNQEYVEANHIKVVRRISGGGAVYHDLGNLNFSFVTKDDEDSFHNFAKFTQPIVDALNEMGVDAQLSGRNDIQVGERKISGNAMVKQKDRMFSHGTLMLNSEIEEVVNALRVNEAKIKSKGIKSIRSRVANIQEFLDEPMDIETFKQRILTSIFKQQGSEQVEEYHLTEEDWDKINELSRNKYQKWEWNYGKNPKYNFERIHKFDRGLVQIKLDVKKGIIEHAAIFGDFFGVGDVKDIEEALIGVQHQKSSLNEALQNIDVYHYFGDIKKEDIINLML; encoded by the coding sequence ATGAAATTTGTTAGCAATAATGATATTAATGATCCAATGATTAATTTAGCAATGGAAGAATATGTTTTAACTTCACTTCCTAAAGATGATAGTTATTTTTTATTCTATATTAACCAACCGTCAATTATTGTAGGTAAGAATCAAAATACAATCGAAGAAGTTAATCAAGAATATGTGGAAGCGAATCATATAAAAGTCGTGAGAAGAATTTCCGGTGGTGGAGCAGTGTACCATGACTTAGGGAATTTAAATTTTAGCTTTGTAACTAAAGACGACGAAGATAGCTTTCATAATTTTGCTAAATTCACACAACCAATAGTTGACGCATTAAATGAAATGGGTGTGGATGCACAATTATCTGGACGTAATGATATTCAAGTAGGGGAAAGAAAAATTTCAGGTAATGCAATGGTTAAACAAAAAGATAGAATGTTCTCTCATGGAACGTTAATGCTTAACAGCGAAATAGAAGAAGTTGTAAATGCATTACGCGTTAACGAAGCGAAAATTAAATCAAAAGGTATTAAATCTATTAGATCAAGAGTGGCAAATATTCAAGAATTTTTAGATGAACCGATGGATATTGAAACGTTTAAACAACGTATTTTAACTTCTATATTTAAGCAACAAGGTAGTGAACAAGTTGAAGAATACCATTTAACTGAAGAAGATTGGGATAAAATAAATGAACTTAGCAGAAATAAATATCAAAAGTGGGAATGGAATTACGGTAAAAATCCTAAATATAACTTTGAAAGAATACACAAATTTGATAGAGGTTTAGTACAAATTAAACTAGATGTTAAAAAAGGCATTATAGAGCATGCAGCGATATTCGGTGACTTCTTTGGTGTAGGTGATGTAAAAGATATCGAAGAAGCGTTAATCGGTGTACAACATCAAAAATCATCCTTAAACGAAGCATTACAGAATATTGATGTATACCATTACTTTGGAGATATAAAAAAAGAAGATATTATAAACTTAATGTTATAA
- a CDS encoding alpha/beta fold hydrolase, with amino-acid sequence MLKLKEPHSIFLKGGKEAVLLLHSFTGTVRDVKDLATTLNQEGFTCYVPAYKGHGLSIEGFIEYNTNDWWKQVEESYQFLKAEGYDNISVLGVSLGGLMSLKLAETNEIKKCIVMSAPNNRTSEDIKRRLLSYGERINQIQGLNQAESEKQLSLIDDYEFGATVFMELIEDIMSHLQLIKMPISIMYGEQDQLSYHDSAEYVYSKVGTSEKTLTSYEKAGHLMTRSEDKVKVEKDIVAFLKS; translated from the coding sequence GTGTTAAAACTAAAGGAGCCTCATAGTATATTTTTAAAAGGTGGGAAAGAAGCGGTATTACTATTGCATTCTTTTACAGGTACTGTGAGAGATGTTAAAGATTTAGCTACTACTTTGAACCAAGAAGGATTTACGTGTTATGTACCTGCTTATAAAGGGCATGGTTTAAGTATAGAAGGATTTATAGAATACAATACGAATGATTGGTGGAAACAAGTTGAAGAGAGTTATCAATTTTTGAAAGCGGAGGGCTATGACAATATTAGTGTCCTTGGTGTTTCATTAGGTGGATTAATGTCATTGAAACTTGCTGAAACCAATGAAATAAAAAAATGCATTGTGATGTCTGCACCAAACAATAGAACGAGTGAAGATATTAAGCGTAGACTATTAAGTTATGGTGAAAGAATTAACCAAATTCAAGGTTTAAATCAAGCTGAAAGTGAAAAACAACTTTCATTAATAGATGATTATGAATTTGGAGCAACAGTATTCATGGAACTTATTGAAGATATTATGAGCCATTTACAGCTTATTAAAATGCCGATTTCAATTATGTATGGTGAGCAGGATCAATTGTCATATCACGACAGTGCAGAATATGTATACAGTAAAGTAGGTACAAGTGAAAAGACTTTAACTTCGTATGAAAAAGCTGGGCATCTTATGACAAGAAGTGAAGATAAAGTAAAAGTTGAGAAAGATATAGTAGCATTTTTGAAAAGTTAA
- a CDS encoding Abi family protein has translation MNPKPLSFQEQADLFLSRGMIIKNKDHAIKKIENIGYYKLKEFAHPLSNVIKDQNNNSVRVYEGVEFDDIITRYYQDKNLRLGLLHAIEKIEVSLKTRISYVLGESHGAFGYLKFANWCNKKEYCKHYLYYQENKFKKELHKKIKLSRSFELHDKKNFNDEKLPSIWLMTDVLMFGDLVQILKLMSKNNITKIARYYRCSNEELLSWLKCLNFIRNICAHNSNILDIKLATAPKVYKDWNGDIFQFKDGNYSNRLAIVIFIINHFIKGINNKYQMFKITNSIHKIVGNDELRINQLGFASKQAINKLSVL, from the coding sequence ATGAATCCAAAGCCTTTAAGTTTTCAAGAACAAGCTGATTTATTTCTCTCCAGAGGAATGATTATTAAAAATAAGGATCATGCGATTAAAAAAATCGAAAATATTGGATATTATAAGTTAAAAGAGTTTGCACATCCATTATCTAACGTAATTAAGGATCAAAACAATAATAGTGTTAGAGTATATGAAGGTGTTGAATTCGATGATATTATAACAAGGTATTATCAAGATAAGAATTTGAGATTAGGTTTATTGCATGCAATAGAGAAAATTGAAGTATCTTTAAAAACAAGGATTTCATATGTTTTAGGAGAATCACATGGGGCATTTGGCTATTTAAAATTTGCAAATTGGTGTAATAAAAAAGAGTATTGCAAGCACTATTTGTATTATCAAGAAAATAAATTTAAAAAAGAATTACACAAAAAAATAAAACTTTCAAGAAGTTTTGAATTGCATGATAAAAAGAATTTTAATGATGAAAAATTACCAAGTATATGGCTTATGACTGATGTTTTGATGTTCGGTGATCTTGTTCAGATTTTAAAACTAATGTCTAAAAATAATATAACTAAAATTGCTAGGTACTATAGATGTAGTAATGAAGAATTGTTGTCATGGCTTAAATGTTTAAACTTCATTAGAAATATATGCGCTCATAATTCAAATATTTTAGATATCAAACTAGCTACTGCACCTAAAGTTTATAAAGATTGGAATGGGGATATTTTTCAATTTAAGGATGGCAACTACTCTAATAGACTTGCCATAGTTATTTTTATAATAAACCATTTTATTAAGGGGATTAATAATAAATATCAAATGTTTAAAATAACAAATTCTATACATAAGATAGTGGGAAACGATGAGTTGAGAATTAATCAATTAGGCTTTGCAAGCAAACAAGCAATTAATAAACTAAGTGTATTATAA
- a CDS encoding isochorismate synthase has product MALKKDLKQKMISEINGKKNYISVEIELQYQPDLIHLLREEINYLGQRFYYKSKDHKLEMCGIGYILEARYSHLEHDEIYEYWQNIKEQLATNVYHDGKHHLKLFGGFQFSEHSLTNEWQDYGMSHFVLPKYLVTNENGRCYLTYTEDSNHFDVEEMETLLSKLESKSESIVEDAPEIVSNQDIHSEEWKSLVTKVVEQMNESVALQKVVLARRRKIEFQEKLNVEDALQRSLNSNESSYLLLFESGQSQFISQTPEQLCRIDNGKIYTNAIAGTIIRTEDEQNNELLKEELLNDSKNQFEHRYVVDSIIHDIQSFTKHIDYDKKPTILTNKHLYHLYTNIQADLLSENVLEIVNQLHPTPALGGFPKVEAIKFIEHEEFGTRGFYGAPLGYIDLENNGEFIVSIRSMLVKGHSATLYSGCGIVKDSNAISEFEETDLKFKPMLKALGVM; this is encoded by the coding sequence ATGGCCTTGAAGAAGGATTTGAAGCAAAAAATGATTTCTGAAATCAATGGGAAGAAAAATTATATTTCAGTTGAAATTGAGCTTCAATATCAACCAGATTTAATCCATTTATTAAGGGAAGAAATCAATTATTTAGGACAAAGGTTTTATTATAAATCGAAAGATCATAAATTAGAAATGTGTGGTATTGGTTATATTTTAGAAGCGAGATACTCACATTTAGAACATGATGAGATTTATGAGTATTGGCAAAATATTAAAGAACAACTTGCAACAAACGTTTATCATGATGGAAAACATCATTTGAAATTATTTGGTGGTTTTCAGTTTTCAGAGCATTCTTTAACAAACGAATGGCAAGATTATGGCATGAGTCACTTTGTATTACCAAAATATTTAGTCACAAATGAAAATGGTCGTTGTTATTTAACTTATACAGAGGATAGCAATCATTTTGATGTTGAAGAAATGGAAACATTATTAAGTAAATTAGAATCCAAGTCAGAGTCTATTGTAGAAGATGCGCCAGAAATTGTTTCTAATCAAGATATCCATAGTGAAGAGTGGAAATCTTTAGTCACTAAAGTGGTTGAGCAGATGAATGAATCTGTTGCGCTCCAAAAAGTGGTGCTAGCTAGAAGAAGAAAAATTGAGTTTCAAGAGAAACTTAATGTAGAGGATGCATTACAAAGGTCATTAAATAGTAACGAATCTAGTTATTTATTGTTGTTTGAATCGGGACAATCACAATTTATTTCACAAACACCTGAACAGCTATGTCGTATAGATAATGGTAAAATTTATACAAATGCTATCGCAGGTACAATCATTAGAACTGAAGATGAACAGAATAACGAATTATTAAAAGAAGAACTTTTAAATGATTCAAAAAATCAATTTGAACATCGATATGTAGTCGACAGCATTATTCATGATATTCAGTCATTTACGAAACATATTGATTATGATAAAAAGCCTACAATTTTAACAAACAAACATTTATATCATCTTTATACTAATATTCAAGCTGATTTATTATCAGAAAATGTATTAGAAATCGTGAATCAACTTCACCCAACACCAGCACTTGGTGGATTTCCAAAAGTAGAAGCAATCAAGTTTATAGAACATGAAGAGTTTGGTACGAGAGGCTTTTATGGCGCACCATTAGGCTATATTGATTTAGAAAATAACGGTGAATTTATCGTATCCATTAGATCGATGCTCGTTAAAGGACATTCTGCAACGTTATATTCTGGTTGCGGTATTGTGAAAGATTCAAATGCAATTTCAGAATTTGAAGAAACAGATTTAAAATTTAAACCAATGTTAAAAGCATTAGGAGTGATGTAG
- a CDS encoding LSM domain protein translates to MKLWTYVGKNVRIELKNGQQFIGKADDYDDDTANNSGEESIYIESGKQIYDLYKSQIKSIEIID, encoded by the coding sequence GTGAAATTATGGACTTATGTAGGGAAAAATGTACGAATAGAATTGAAAAATGGTCAACAATTCATCGGTAAAGCTGATGATTATGACGATGATACAGCTAATAATAGCGGAGAAGAATCTATATATATAGAGAGCGGAAAACAAATATATGACTTATATAAAAGTCAAATTAAATCGATTGAAATTATAGATTAA